The following proteins are encoded in a genomic region of Camelus ferus isolate YT-003-E chromosome 8, BCGSAC_Cfer_1.0, whole genome shotgun sequence:
- the PLAGL1 gene encoding zinc finger protein PLAGL1 isoform X2, with amino-acid sequence MATHSPQKSHQCAHCEKTFNRKDHLKNHLQTHDPNKMAFGCEECGKKYNTMLGYKRHLALHAASSGDLTCGVCALELGSTEVLLDHLKAHAEEKPPSGTKEKKHQCDHCERCFYTRKDVRRHLVVHTGCKDFLCQFCAQRFGRKDHLTRHTKKTHSQELMKESLQSGDLLSTFHSISPQFQLKAAPLSPFPLGAPAQNGLASSLPAEVHSHTHNPPEPTSQPVPALPELLAPLPPVASPSSPPPPLQNHKYNTSSTSYSPLASLPLKADTKGFCNTNLLEDLPLQEPQSPHKLSPGFDLAKGGAGKVSLPKELPADAVNLTIPASLDLSPLLGFWQLPPPATQNAFGNSTLTLGPGESLPHRLSCLGQQQQDPSLAMSTMSLGQLPLPPIPHVFPAGTGSAILPHFHHAFR; translated from the coding sequence ATGGCTACCCACTCACCCCAGAAGTCCCACCAGTGCGCTCACTGTGAGAAGACCTTCAACCGGAAAGACCACCTGAAAAACCACCTCCAAACACACGACCCCAACAAAATGGCCTTTGGGTGTGAGGAGTGTGGGAAGAAGTACAACACCATGCTGGGCTACAAGAGGCACCTGGCCCTCCACGCGGCCAGCAGCGGCGACCTCACCTGCGGGGTCTGTGCCCTGGAGCTGGGGAGCACAGAGGTGCTGCTGGACCACCTCAAAGCCCACGCCGAGGAGAAGCCCCCTAGTGGAACCAAGGAAAAGAAGCACCAGTGCGACCACTGTGAAAGATGCTTCTACACCCGGAAAGACGTGCGGCGCCACCTGGTGGTCCACACAGGCTGCAAGGACTTCCTGTGTCAGTTCTGCGCACAGAGATTTGGGCGCAAAGACCACCTCACACGACATACCAAGAAGACACACTCACAGGAGCTGATGAAGGAGAGTCTGCAGTCTGGAGACCTTCTGAGCACCTTCCACTCCATCTCTCCCCAGTTTCAACTGAAGGCTGCCCCGCTGTCTCCTTTCCCTTTAGGAGCTCCTGCACAGAACGGGCTTGCAAGTAGCTTGCCAGCTGAGGTACACAGCCACACCCACAATCCCCCGGAGCCAACCTCCCAGCCTGTACCGGCGCTGCCAGAGCTCCTGGCCCCCCTGCCCCCCGTGGCCTCTCCCAGctctccccccccacccctccagaaTCACAAGTACAACACCAGTTCTACCTCGTACTCCCCACTTGCAAGCCTGCCCCTCAAAGCAGATACTAAAGGATTCTGCAATACCAATTTGCTTGAGGACTTGCCTCTGCAAGAGCCTCAGTCACCTCACAAGCTCAGCCCAGGTTTTGATCTGGCCAAGGGAGGTGCTGGTAAAGTCAGCCTGCCCAAGGAGCTGCCTGCAGACGCTGTGAACCTAACAATACCTGCCTCTTTGGACCTTTCCCCCCTGTTGGGCTTCTGGCAGCTGCCCCCTCCTGCTACCCAAAATGCCTTTGGGAATAGCACTCTcaccctggggcctggggagtcCCTGCCCCACAGGCTAAGCTGTCTGGGGCAGCAGCAACAAGATCCCTCACTAGCCATGAGCACTATGAGCCTGggccagctccccctcccccccatcccCCATGTGTTCCCGGCTGGCACTGGCTCAGCCATCCTGCCTCATTTCCACCATGCATTCAGATGA
- the PLAGL1 gene encoding zinc finger protein PLAGL1 isoform X1, whose protein sequence is MATYPCQLCGKTFLTLEKFTIHNYSHSRERPYKCLQPDCGKAFISRYKLMRHMATHSPQKSHQCAHCEKTFNRKDHLKNHLQTHDPNKMAFGCEECGKKYNTMLGYKRHLALHAASSGDLTCGVCALELGSTEVLLDHLKAHAEEKPPSGTKEKKHQCDHCERCFYTRKDVRRHLVVHTGCKDFLCQFCAQRFGRKDHLTRHTKKTHSQELMKESLQSGDLLSTFHSISPQFQLKAAPLSPFPLGAPAQNGLASSLPAEVHSHTHNPPEPTSQPVPALPELLAPLPPVASPSSPPPPLQNHKYNTSSTSYSPLASLPLKADTKGFCNTNLLEDLPLQEPQSPHKLSPGFDLAKGGAGKVSLPKELPADAVNLTIPASLDLSPLLGFWQLPPPATQNAFGNSTLTLGPGESLPHRLSCLGQQQQDPSLAMSTMSLGQLPLPPIPHVFPAGTGSAILPHFHHAFR, encoded by the exons ATGGCCACGTACCCCTGCCAATTATGTGGCAAGACGTTCCTCACCCTGGAGAAGTTCACTATCCACAATTATTCCCACTCCAGGGAGCGACCCTACAAGTGCTTGCAGCCAGACTGTGGCAAAGCCTTCATTTCCAGATATAAATTAATGAG GCACATGGCTACCCACTCACCCCAGAAGTCCCACCAGTGCGCTCACTGTGAGAAGACCTTCAACCGGAAAGACCACCTGAAAAACCACCTCCAAACACACGACCCCAACAAAATGGCCTTTGGGTGTGAGGAGTGTGGGAAGAAGTACAACACCATGCTGGGCTACAAGAGGCACCTGGCCCTCCACGCGGCCAGCAGCGGCGACCTCACCTGCGGGGTCTGTGCCCTGGAGCTGGGGAGCACAGAGGTGCTGCTGGACCACCTCAAAGCCCACGCCGAGGAGAAGCCCCCTAGTGGAACCAAGGAAAAGAAGCACCAGTGCGACCACTGTGAAAGATGCTTCTACACCCGGAAAGACGTGCGGCGCCACCTGGTGGTCCACACAGGCTGCAAGGACTTCCTGTGTCAGTTCTGCGCACAGAGATTTGGGCGCAAAGACCACCTCACACGACATACCAAGAAGACACACTCACAGGAGCTGATGAAGGAGAGTCTGCAGTCTGGAGACCTTCTGAGCACCTTCCACTCCATCTCTCCCCAGTTTCAACTGAAGGCTGCCCCGCTGTCTCCTTTCCCTTTAGGAGCTCCTGCACAGAACGGGCTTGCAAGTAGCTTGCCAGCTGAGGTACACAGCCACACCCACAATCCCCCGGAGCCAACCTCCCAGCCTGTACCGGCGCTGCCAGAGCTCCTGGCCCCCCTGCCCCCCGTGGCCTCTCCCAGctctccccccccacccctccagaaTCACAAGTACAACACCAGTTCTACCTCGTACTCCCCACTTGCAAGCCTGCCCCTCAAAGCAGATACTAAAGGATTCTGCAATACCAATTTGCTTGAGGACTTGCCTCTGCAAGAGCCTCAGTCACCTCACAAGCTCAGCCCAGGTTTTGATCTGGCCAAGGGAGGTGCTGGTAAAGTCAGCCTGCCCAAGGAGCTGCCTGCAGACGCTGTGAACCTAACAATACCTGCCTCTTTGGACCTTTCCCCCCTGTTGGGCTTCTGGCAGCTGCCCCCTCCTGCTACCCAAAATGCCTTTGGGAATAGCACTCTcaccctggggcctggggagtcCCTGCCCCACAGGCTAAGCTGTCTGGGGCAGCAGCAACAAGATCCCTCACTAGCCATGAGCACTATGAGCCTGggccagctccccctcccccccatcccCCATGTGTTCCCGGCTGGCACTGGCTCAGCCATCCTGCCTCATTTCCACCATGCATTCAGATGA